A genomic stretch from Hoplias malabaricus isolate fHopMal1 chromosome 4, fHopMal1.hap1, whole genome shotgun sequence includes:
- the shisal1a gene encoding protein shisa-like-1a isoform X2 produces the protein MTMRGHWSFNTLAITFLLLSTAALSAHFRVCEPYSDHKGRYHFGFHCPRLSDNKTYMFCCHHNNTAFKYCCNETEFQTIMQLNLTSNSDGFTHNNYTALIGVWIYGFFVMVLLALDFLYYSAMNYEVCRVYLEKWGLGGRWLKQARLQWHGVAVLQEGEVNSGTGQSQETHQHHHPRHSLRGDTQSPTLMTFQTSTA, from the exons ATGACCATGCGCGGCCATTGGTCCTTCAACACCCTGGCCATCACCTTCCTACTACTGTCCACTGCAG ctcTTTCAGCCCACTTCAGGGTCTGTGAACCTTACTCCGACCACAAGGGGCGCTATCACTTTGGCTTTCACTGCCCACGTCTCTCTGACAACAAGACCTACATGTTCTGCTGTCACCATAACAACACAGCCTTTAAGTACTGCTGCAACGAGACAGAGTTTCAGACCATCATGCAGCTCAACCTCACCAGCAACTCCGATGGATTCACTCATAA TAATTACACAGCACTCATCGGAGTGTGGATTTATGGCTTCTTTGTCATGGTCCTGCTGGCCCTGGACTTCCTCTACTACTCAGCCATGAACTATGAAGTGTGTCGAGTGTACCTAGAGAAGTGGGGACTTGGTGGACGATGGCTAAAACAGGCCAGGCTTCAGTGGCATGGTGTAGCTGTGCTTcaagaaggagaggtgaattcCGGGACAGGACAGAGCCAGGAAACACACCAACATCACCACCCCAGACACAGCCTGAGGGGCGATACACAGAGCCCTACCCTTATGACGTTTCAGACCTCCACAGCCTG
- the shisal1a gene encoding protein shisa-like-1a isoform X1 — MTMRGHWSFNTLAITFLLLSTAALSAHFRVCEPYSDHKGRYHFGFHCPRLSDNKTYMFCCHHNNTAFKYCCNETEFQTIMQLNLTSNSDGFTHNNYTALIGVWIYGFFVMVLLALDFLYYSAMNYEVCRVYLEKWGLGGRWLKQARLQWHGVAVLQEGEVNSGTGQSQETHQHHHPRHSLRGDTQSPTLMTFQTSTAWWTLGYFSFSAWTS, encoded by the exons ATGACCATGCGCGGCCATTGGTCCTTCAACACCCTGGCCATCACCTTCCTACTACTGTCCACTGCAG ctcTTTCAGCCCACTTCAGGGTCTGTGAACCTTACTCCGACCACAAGGGGCGCTATCACTTTGGCTTTCACTGCCCACGTCTCTCTGACAACAAGACCTACATGTTCTGCTGTCACCATAACAACACAGCCTTTAAGTACTGCTGCAACGAGACAGAGTTTCAGACCATCATGCAGCTCAACCTCACCAGCAACTCCGATGGATTCACTCATAA TAATTACACAGCACTCATCGGAGTGTGGATTTATGGCTTCTTTGTCATGGTCCTGCTGGCCCTGGACTTCCTCTACTACTCAGCCATGAACTATGAAGTGTGTCGAGTGTACCTAGAGAAGTGGGGACTTGGTGGACGATGGCTAAAACAGGCCAGGCTTCAGTGGCATGGTGTAGCTGTGCTTcaagaaggagaggtgaattcCGGGACAGGACAGAGCCAGGAAACACACCAACATCACCACCCCAGACACAGCCTGAGGGGCGATACACAGAGCCCTACCCTTATGACGTTTCAGACCTCCACAGCCTG